TTCTGGTCGGCCGCGTTGTCCGCCGCCGGTCGGACGGCCCTGGTGCCGCCGGCCGGCGGGTTCGTCTCGATGGACTCGCTCGGCCCGGCCGGTACCCGCGCGTTGTGCATCAGCCAGCCGAGCCAGATCGCCGGGAACGCGTTCTACTGCCCCACCCAGGACGGCATCGTCTTCGACTCGGCCGGGCTGGTCCCGGTGCTGCTCGGGTCCTACGGCAGCGCCGGCCTGGCGGCCGCCTTCGCGCACGAGTTCGGCCATGCCGTGCAGGTGCGGGTGGGCCCGACGCCGGCGGTGCGCCAGGCCGATCCGGACCGGTATCCGGCGATCCTGATCGAGGCCCAGGCGGACTGCGCGGCCGGCGCCTATCTGGCCGGCGCGGTGGCGGCGGTGGATCAGCCCGGCACCCGGGTGCACATCCCGCCCGCGTCGCTGGTGCGGGCGGTCGCGCCGCTGCTGGACTTCCGGGACCAACCGAGCGTGGCGCCCACCGCGCCGACCGCGCACGGGCTCGGCCTGGACCGGCTCGGGTTCGTGCTGCACGGTTACCGCCAGGGCCCGATGTCGTGCTGGGACCTGACCACCGATGATCTGAGCACCGATCTGGCGCTGACCCTGGGCCGGTCCGGGGTGCTCGTCGACCCGCCGGCCACCCCGCGCTACCCCTCGACCGACGCCGCGGTGGCCGCCGCGGCCGCGTCGGTCGCCGCGTTCGCCGGCCGTCCGGCCGCCGATCCGGACCCGGCCGAGCTGGACCGGACCGCCACCATCGGCCAGTTCGCCGCCGGGTCCGCCGTAGCCTGGGCCACCGGACGGCAGCTGACCGGAACCGACACGGGGGCGGCCTGTTTCACCGGGGCCTGGACCGCGTCGGTGTTCGGCACGGCCCCCATCGGCGAGCTGGGATCGTGGGCCGGCGACGCGGACGAGGCCCTGGACCAGCTGCGCAGCTGGCCGGGCGTGACCTTCGACGAGCTGGCCGCCTTCGCCGACGGCTTCCACGGCGGCCGCGCCGCCTGCGGGTGAGCCGGCCAGCCACCCCGCCCTGTCGGACCGCCGTGAGAAGGTGGCGGCATGCGGCGATGGTGGGCGAGAACTCCGGCCGGTGACGGTTCGGACGCTCCGGGGCACCCCCGGGGTGGGTTCACCGCAGTTGGCACCACCGAGCAGGCACATCGACGCGCTCCGCGCATGCAGGTGCCCGCCCAGCAGGGACAGGTCGCCCACCGTCGCCGCCGCCTGACCGGCGAGAGCCGTTGACCGGACCCGCCGATCGGCTGGCCACGGCCCTGGCCGACGCCATGCTGGCCGGATCCTGGGATTACCAATCAATTCTCGACCGGACCCGACAGGTGATCGCCCGGCGCCCACCGTGGCTCGATTCGCTGGCCCGGGAAGTGCTGGCCGCCTACCAGCGCGCGCCGGCCGACCGGCCGCGGGAACTGGCGGCATTCGTGGTGAGCAGCGCCGCGATGGCTCGGGCCAGGCGGTCGCCGCCCCGGCTCCCGACGCCGGTAGTCAGGTTCAGCAGTCCGACCCGGATGATCCGCCGGCCCTTCGCCACCCCGGTTCTCCATCACGCCGGCGACCTGGCCGATCATCTCGGCATCACGCTGGAGGCGCTCGACGCCTTCGCCGACACGCGGCTGCGGGCCCGCCGGGCGCGCGCGGAACGGATCGCGCACTACCGCTACCGCTGGATGCACCGGCCCGGCGGCGCCCGGCTGCTGGAGGCACCGAAACGGAATCTGCGAGCGCTGCAGCGCACCGTTCTGGACGACATCCTCGCGCCCATCCCGACCCATCCGGCTGCGCACGGCTTCGTCGCCGGCCGCTCGGCGATCACCGGCGCGGCCGAACATGTCGGGGCCGAAGTCGTCATCACCCTGGACCTGGAGCACTTCTTCGCCTCCGTCACGCCCGGCCGGATCTGGGGCCTGTTGCGGGCGGCCGGATACCCCGAGCCGGTGGCCCACCTGCTCGTCGGTCTCACCACCCATGCCACACCGGTCGCCACCCTGGCGTCGATGCCGGCCAGTGCCGATCCCGGACGCGATTTCCGGCTCCGTCGGCGGTTGGCGGGGCCGCACCTTCCCCAGGGCGCACCCACCTCACCGGCGCTGGCCAACCTGGTGGCCTTCTCCCTCGACCGGAGGCTGGATTCGTATGCCCGGGCCGCGGGCAGTCGCTACACCCGGTACGCCGACGACCTCACCTTCTCCGGCGATGCGGCCCTCGCTCGGCGCTCGGCGGCATTGATCGCGGCCGTCAAGCGGATGATCCGGCAGGAGGGATTCACCGTGCACCCCGGCAAGACCCGCGAGCACCATCGGAGCCGCCGGCAGGTGGTGACCGGGATCGTGGTCAACGACCGGACCAACATTCCGCGCGCGGATTACGACCGGCTCAAGGCGGTATTGCATGACTGCCGCCGCAACGGTCCCCTCGCGGCCAACCGCGACGCCCACCCCGACTTTCGAGCCCACCTGCTGGGCCGGCTGTCCTGGGTCAGCGCCCTCAATCCCGATCGAGGCGCCCGCCTGCGGGCGATCTTCGACGAGATCCGGTGGACCAGCTGATTGGATGTCGACGTCCAGGGCGCGGGGCCACGAGTGGGACCTCGGTGGTCGGGGTGGGCGGCTGGCGTACTGCAGCCCGGTCGGGGTGCTGGTGACGATCGCCCCGTCCCGCAGCACACTCACCCACCCCGGTAGGTCCTTGGTCAGGTTGCACCGGGCACACCGCCCGTTCCCGTTCCGCAGATCGCTCGCCCCACCCTTGGCGACCGCCACCGCATGATCGACATGACGGATCGGCGCCCCACACCACGGGGTACGGCACCACTGATCCCGCACCAAGAAAAACTGGCGAACCACGTCGGGGAAATCCCGTTTCCGGGCGTCGGTCCCGGCCAACTCCCCCGTCTTCGGGTTCGTATACAACCGCCGCACCCACACCCTGGTCGTACTGTCGGCGCGGACCAGATCCCGGGCCACCGGCGCCGGCACCGGCCCGTACCCGACGACCTGCGCCGGCTCCTCATCACCATCGAGCAGGGTCCGGTCGGTCATCACCACATGCAGCTCGATACCCGGCACCTCCGCTGCGCCCGCACCCGGAGTCAGCACCCGCCGCACCAGCTCATCAGCCATGATCTGACCCTTGCTCCGATGCTCCTCGGGGTCGACCGCCCCGGCCAGCGCCGCCCGATGCAACGCCCCGAACACCGCCACCCCCTGCGCCATCGGCAGCAGCGCCGTCACATACGCCATACAGTCCGGCGCCGGCCGGATACTGACCCGCCGATCCACCGCCGTCTTCGCCGCCCGCGCCGCCGCACCCTGCGCGTCCAACCGATGCACCCACGCCCGCACCTCCCGCTCCGTGCGGGCATCACCCCACCCCGGCAACTCCCCCGCGATCGCCTCGTCGATCCGCGCGCGGTCCGCCGGCGACAGATGCGCCGTTTCCCGCGCGATCACCGTGCACCGCCACTCACTGGTCTCCCCCCGACCCAACACCTCCAGCACCCGAGGCATCTCCCGCACCAACGCCGCCGCCAACCCCACATGCCGGCTGCCCTTGTGCGAACTGTCCCGCCGGGCCAACCCCACCTGCCCGGTGATCGACCGGCCCGCCTCCCCCGACGTGCACCCCGCCTTGAGCAGCCAGGCCCGCTGCGAGACCGCAAACGCATCAGTGAACCGGGCCTGCGCCGCCGCCGCGACCGCCTTGAGCCCCTCCAGCTCCCCCACCAAAACGATCCGCTCGTCATCGGACACCGACTCCATCACCGCCAGCATCGCGACCACCGCGGCGATCTGCTCCTGGTTCGACATACGTTCGATTCTAGCCGATCACCAGGCCACAGTCCAGACTGTATCCGCAGGTCAAGAACGGTTTTCGAACGCGTAGCTGGATCAGGACCTGGCCGCGACGGCCTGGGCCGCGGTGCCGATACCCAGCGCGGCCAGCACCGCTCCGCAGACCCGCTCGATGCGGGCCAGCACCCCGACCACCTTGGCGGTGATCAGCACGACCCCTGACAGATAGGCCAGGGCGACCGCGGCGTCGATCGCCCCCAGCATCAGCGCCGCCGGCCCGACCGATCCGCCGGCGGGTAGGAACTGCGGCACCACGGCCAGGAAGAACAGACCGACCTTGGGATTGAGCAGGCACGATCCGAGGCCGGCCAGGAACGGCCCGGCCCGCCGCCGCTCGCGGTCCGACCGGACGGGCTGGGGCTGGACCGGCCGACGGCGAGAGGCCATCAGCTGGGTGACCCCCAGGTACAGCAGGTAGCACCCCCCGGCGAAGCGAACCACCCGGTAGGCCTCGGCGGACTGCTCGATCACGGCCGCCAGGCCGACGGCCACCAGCACGGCCCAGCCGATGCCGCCCGCGGCGGAGCCCAGCGCCACGGCCAGACCGTCGCGCCGGCGGCGGGCGCCGTACCGGATCGAGAGCAGCACGTCCGGTCCGGGCGTGAGCGCCAGTAGCAGGCACAGACCGCCGAAGGCGATCAGGGAGCCGGGATTCACCCGGGCAGTCTGGCAGCCCGGCGACCGGCGGCGCGCACTCTTTGATCAGGACGGCACTGGGTCAGGACCGCGCGGCGCTGTCAGTACAGGGCGGCGGCCAGTGCGCGCCGGGCCTTGATCACTTCGGGATCGTCCGGCGCGAACAGGCCGAACAGCTCGACCAGGTGCTCGCGGGCGGCGGTCCGCTCGTCCCCGGCGGTCCGGCGAACCGTGGCGATCAGTCGAGCGAAGGCCGCCCCGGCCTGCCCCGCGGCCAACTCGGCGTCGGCGGCGCCCTTCTGCAGCTCGACGTCGTCGGGCGCGGCATCCGCGGCGGCGATCGCATCCGGCGGCAGGCTGTCCACCCGGGCGAGCAGACCGACCTGGGCCAGCGCCGCCTTGGCCTCGGCGTTGGCCGGCTCCACCGCCAGGATCTGCTGGTAGGCCAGTTCGGCGGCCGCGTAGTCCCCTTCGGCCAGCGCCTCCTCCGCGGCGACGAACCGCGGATCCTCGGGCTCCGGCTCCTCCTGCGCGCCGCCACCCTCGGCGGCCAGCCGGGCCTCGGCCTGGGCGATGCCCGGCAGGTGCTCGCGCAGCTGATCGAGCAGCGAGGCGATCCACTGCCGCAGCTGCGGTTCGGACGCGACCCCGGGCACCTCGGCGGCCGGCTGACCCTGCACCAGGACGACCGCCAACGGCAGCGTCTGCACCTGCAGGGCCTGGGCGATCCGCGGGTTGGCGTCGACATCGACCCGACCCAGGATCCAGGCCCCGCCGCCGGCCGCCGCCAGCTTGCTCAGGGCGGCCGAGAGCGCCAGGCTCGGTTCGGCCCAGGCGGCCTCGAAGTTCAGGATGATCGGCAGCTGGGTGGAGGCCTGGACCAGGCTGCCGAACGTGGGCTCGTCGACGTCGACGATGTAGGGCGAGGGCTCCCCCGTCCCGGCCGCGGGGGCACCGGCAGGTGCCCCGGGAGCCGCGGGTCCGGCGGCGCCGGGTCCGGCCGGGCCGGCCGCCCGGCTCTTGAGGGCGGACAGGTCGACCGCGCCGGCGAACGCGGCGCTCATCGCCGCCGGCGGCTGCGGTCGGGGGGTGGGGCGGGTCATGGATCCATCTTCACACGCCGGCCCCGGCCAGCTGGCCCGGCCCGGCCTGGTCCGGTCAGATCCGCGCCGGCTCGGTGTGCACGCCCCATTCGGCGCGCAGCACGTCGCAGATCTCGCCCAGGGTGGCCTCGGCCCGGACCGCGTCCAGCATCAGCGGCACCATGTTCTGCGTGCCGCGGGCGGCCGCGACCAGGCGATCCAGCGCCTGCTGCACCGCGGCGCCGTCCCGGGCACTGCGCCGCCGCCGTAGCAGCGCGTTCTGCTGCTGCTCGACCTCGGCCGAGATCCGCAGGATCTTCAGCTCGTCCCCGACGCCGCCGGTCAGGGTATTGACCCCGACCACCTTCTTGTCGCCCTTCTCCACCGCGTTGGAGTAGGCGAACGCGGCGTCGGCGATCTCGCCGGTGAAGTAGCCGTCGTCGATGCCGCGCAGGATGCCGCTGGTCATCTCACCGATGGGGTGCTGCCCGGAGGGCACGGCCAGCGCGGCCAGGTCACGGATCCGGGTGAAGATCCGTTCGGCCTCGGCCTCCATCCGGTCGGTGAGCGCCTCGACGTACCAGCTGCCCCCGAGCGGGTCGGCCACGTTGACCACCCCGGTCTCGTCCATGATCACCTGCTGGGTGCGCAGCGCGATCTGCGCGGAGTGTTCGGTGGGCAGGGCCAGCACCTCGTCCAACGCGTTGGTGTGCAACGAGTTCGTCCCGCCCAGCACCGCGGCCAGGGCCTCGATCGCGGTCCGGGTCACGTTGTTGTCCGGCTGCTGCGCGGTCAGCGACACCCCGGCCGTCTGGGTGTGGAACCGCAGCCACTGGGCCCGAGGATCGGTGGCGCCATAAACATCCCGCATCCAACGGGCCCAGATCCGCCGGGCCGCCCGGAACTTGGCGATCTCCTCGAAGAAGTCGATGTGGGCGTCGAAGAAGAAGCTCAGCCCGGGTGCGAACGCGTTCACGTCCAACCCCCGGGAGCGGCCCAGTTCGACGTAGCCGAACCCGTCGGCCAGGGTGTACGCCAGCTCCTGCGCGGCCGTGGAGCCGGCCTCGCGGATGTGGTAGCCGGACACCGACAGCGGTTTGTAGTCGGGCATCTGCTCGGTGCAGAACTCCATCAGATCGCCGATCAGCCGCAGATGCGGGGCCGGCGGGAAGATCCACTCCTTCTGCGCGATGTACTCCTTGAAGATGTCGGTCTGCAGGGTGCCGTTGAGCTTGTCGACGCTCGTGCCTTGCCTTTCTGCGGCGACCAGGTACATGCAGAAGACCGGCACCGCGGGTCCGGAGATGGTCATCGACGTGGTGACCGAACCCAGGTCGATGCCGTCGAAGAGCACGTCCATATCGGCGGCCGAGTCGATCGCGACGCCGCAGTGGCCGACCTCACCCAGCGCCCGCGGGTCGTCGGAGTCCCGGCCCATCAGGGTGGGCATGTCGAAGGCCACCGACAGGCCGTTGCCGCCCTCGGCCAGGATCATCTGGTACCGGCGGTTGGTGTCCATGGCGTTGCCGAAGCCGGCGAACTGCCGGATCGTCCACGGCTTGCCGCGGTAGCCGGTGGCGTGCAGGCCACGGGTGAACGGGAACTCGCCGGGCCAGCCGATCCGCTCGAAGTCCTGCACCACGTCACCCGGGGCCGGCCCGTAGACCGGGTCGACACTCATCCCGGACAGCGTCGTGTAGTCCGCGTCCCGCACCCGCCCGGCCTCCTGCGCGGCGGCGAACCGCTGCGCCCACCGCTGCCGACCCTGCTGCTTGTCCATACAAGACAGGATATCCAATAGTCGGACTCCCTACCATTCACCGCGCGCGGCAGGTTGCTACGGTGCAAGCCATGAGCTCCAACGTGACGGCCCCGGCACTGCCCTTCGACCCGATCGCCAAGGCGGCGCAGACGTGGTCCGAACGGATCGGGCCGAGCACGGCGATGTCCGCGGTCACCAACATCATGCGGGTGCAGCAGATCCTGCAGGCCTCCGTCGACGACGCCCTCAAGCCGCATGGCCTGACCTTCGCCCGCTACGAGGCGCTGGTGCTGCTGTCCTTCTCCCGCCGCGGATCGCTGCCGATGCGGATGATGGGCGAACGCCTGCAGCTGCACCCGACCTCGATCACCAACATCGTGGACCGGCTGGAGGCCGACGGCCTGGCCCGCCGGCTGCCGCACCCGTCGGACCGGCGGACGACCCTGGTCGAGCTGACCGACGCCGGCCGCACCCGGCTGACCGCGGCGACCGAGGCGGTCACCCACGCCGAGTTCGGCTTCGTCGGACTGGACGCGCC
This genomic window from Nakamurella multipartita DSM 44233 contains:
- a CDS encoding neutral zinc metallopeptidase, with translation MSGGAARWAALLLSGLVMLLAVALVVVVAGSAGREGDPVAAERIDVTAGGVPIRTAGSFGTPATAADALDPLRSSADGDRVVAAVFADLEQFWSAALSAAGRTALVPPAGGFVSMDSLGPAGTRALCISQPSQIAGNAFYCPTQDGIVFDSAGLVPVLLGSYGSAGLAAAFAHEFGHAVQVRVGPTPAVRQADPDRYPAILIEAQADCAAGAYLAGAVAAVDQPGTRVHIPPASLVRAVAPLLDFRDQPSVAPTAPTAHGLGLDRLGFVLHGYRQGPMSCWDLTTDDLSTDLALTLGRSGVLVDPPATPRYPSTDAAVAAAAASVAAFAGRPAADPDPAELDRTATIGQFAAGSAVAWATGRQLTGTDTGAACFTGAWTASVFGTAPIGELGSWAGDADEALDQLRSWPGVTFDELAAFADGFHGGRAACG
- a CDS encoding reverse transcriptase family protein produces the protein MTGPADRLATALADAMLAGSWDYQSILDRTRQVIARRPPWLDSLAREVLAAYQRAPADRPRELAAFVVSSAAMARARRSPPRLPTPVVRFSSPTRMIRRPFATPVLHHAGDLADHLGITLEALDAFADTRLRARRARAERIAHYRYRWMHRPGGARLLEAPKRNLRALQRTVLDDILAPIPTHPAAHGFVAGRSAITGAAEHVGAEVVITLDLEHFFASVTPGRIWGLLRAAGYPEPVAHLLVGLTTHATPVATLASMPASADPGRDFRLRRRLAGPHLPQGAPTSPALANLVAFSLDRRLDSYARAAGSRYTRYADDLTFSGDAALARRSAALIAAVKRMIRQEGFTVHPGKTREHHRSRRQVVTGIVVNDRTNIPRADYDRLKAVLHDCRRNGPLAANRDAHPDFRAHLLGRLSWVSALNPDRGARLRAIFDEIRWTS
- a CDS encoding LysE family translocator, with translation MNPGSLIAFGGLCLLLALTPGPDVLLSIRYGARRRRDGLAVALGSAAGGIGWAVLVAVGLAAVIEQSAEAYRVVRFAGGCYLLYLGVTQLMASRRRPVQPQPVRSDRERRRAGPFLAGLGSCLLNPKVGLFFLAVVPQFLPAGGSVGPAALMLGAIDAAVALAYLSGVVLITAKVVGVLARIERVCGAVLAALGIGTAAQAVAARS
- a CDS encoding tetratricopeptide repeat protein, with protein sequence MTRPTPRPQPPAAMSAAFAGAVDLSALKSRAAGPAGPGAAGPAAPGAPAGAPAAGTGEPSPYIVDVDEPTFGSLVQASTQLPIILNFEAAWAEPSLALSAALSKLAAAGGGAWILGRVDVDANPRIAQALQVQTLPLAVVLVQGQPAAEVPGVASEPQLRQWIASLLDQLREHLPGIAQAEARLAAEGGGAQEEPEPEDPRFVAAEEALAEGDYAAAELAYQQILAVEPANAEAKAALAQVGLLARVDSLPPDAIAAADAAPDDVELQKGAADAELAAGQAGAAFARLIATVRRTAGDERTAAREHLVELFGLFAPDDPEVIKARRALAAALY
- a CDS encoding acyl-CoA mutase large subunit family protein — translated: MDKQQGRQRWAQRFAAAQEAGRVRDADYTTLSGMSVDPVYGPAPGDVVQDFERIGWPGEFPFTRGLHATGYRGKPWTIRQFAGFGNAMDTNRRYQMILAEGGNGLSVAFDMPTLMGRDSDDPRALGEVGHCGVAIDSAADMDVLFDGIDLGSVTTSMTISGPAVPVFCMYLVAAERQGTSVDKLNGTLQTDIFKEYIAQKEWIFPPAPHLRLIGDLMEFCTEQMPDYKPLSVSGYHIREAGSTAAQELAYTLADGFGYVELGRSRGLDVNAFAPGLSFFFDAHIDFFEEIAKFRAARRIWARWMRDVYGATDPRAQWLRFHTQTAGVSLTAQQPDNNVTRTAIEALAAVLGGTNSLHTNALDEVLALPTEHSAQIALRTQQVIMDETGVVNVADPLGGSWYVEALTDRMEAEAERIFTRIRDLAALAVPSGQHPIGEMTSGILRGIDDGYFTGEIADAAFAYSNAVEKGDKKVVGVNTLTGGVGDELKILRISAEVEQQQNALLRRRRSARDGAAVQQALDRLVAAARGTQNMVPLMLDAVRAEATLGEICDVLRAEWGVHTEPARI
- a CDS encoding MarR family winged helix-turn-helix transcriptional regulator translates to MSSNVTAPALPFDPIAKAAQTWSERIGPSTAMSAVTNIMRVQQILQASVDDALKPHGLTFARYEALVLLSFSRRGSLPMRMMGERLQLHPTSITNIVDRLEADGLARRLPHPSDRRTTLVELTDAGRTRLTAATEAVTHAEFGFVGLDAPELEQLSVLLTKVRQAAGDFA